Proteins encoded in a region of the Quercus lobata isolate SW786 chromosome 8, ValleyOak3.0 Primary Assembly, whole genome shotgun sequence genome:
- the LOC115958454 gene encoding uncharacterized protein LOC115958454, with protein MLSLMSQKKPTKRERKFSFSFQFCLSKSKRTVRHLSLKIMPSITFLKSLTINPSRLKTFLLILSLFLVLYVFFYPHPPPPPPPIPRASDSPLTRRHVLFAIASSSNSFPRRKPYLRLWYSPNSTRAFAFLDRAVDGDDTVPPVVVSGDTSKFPYTFRGGLRSAIRVARVVKEVVDRDEEGVRWYVFGDDDTVFFVDNLVKTLAKYDHDRWFYIGGNSESYEQNLKYSFDMAFGGGGFAISHSLARVLARVLDSCLLRYSHLYGSDARVFSCLAELGVGLTHEPGFHQVDMRGSLFGMLSSHPLSPLVSLHHLDALEPIFPDINKTQAIKHLFEAVNVDPARILQQTVCYDRSNSLTVSVAWGYAIQVFNGNEFLPDLLSLQRTFVPWRRSVTVDASRYMFNTREYPKDPCKRPVTFFLESIVPDKSGVWSYYTRHLVKECVTPNAIKNLKGIRVFSKKLELDIEQMKSPRRQCCGILPSFNESMVIDIRQCGVDELISMHI; from the exons ATGTTGTCATTAATGTCCCAGAAAAAGCCAACGAAACGTGAAcgcaaattttcattttcattccaaTTTTGTCTCTCCAAATCTAAACGCACCGTTCGCCATCTTTCACTCAAGATCATGCCTTCTATCACGTTCCTCAAATCTCTTACCATCAATCCTTCCCGCCTAAAAACCTTCcttttgattctctctcttttcctcgtCCTCTACGTCTTCTTTTACCCCCACCCGCCGCCGCCGCCTCCTCCAATCCCACGCGCCTCCGATTCTCCCCTCACGCGCCGCCATGTCCTCTTCGCCATTGCTTCCTCGTCCAACTCCTTTCCTCGCCGCAAGCCTTACTTGCGCCTCTGGTACTCCCCTAACTCCACGCGCGCCTTCGCTTTCCTCGACCGCGCCGTTGACGGCGATGACACTGTGCCTCCGGTGGTCGTCTCCGGCGACACTTCTAAGTTCCCTTACACGTTCCGTGGAGGTCTCCGATCGGCGATCCGCGTGGCGCGCGTGGTGAAGGAGGTCGTGGATCGGGACGAGGAGGGTGTGAGGTGGTACGTGTTCGGCGACGACGACACCGTTTTCTTCGTCGATAATCTGGTCAAAACCCTAGCTAAGTACGACCATGATCGGTGGTTTTACATTGGGGGCAATTCGGAGAGTTACGAGCAGAATTTGAAGTACTCGTTTGATATGGCATTTGGCGGTGGAGGATTCGCTATCAGCCACTCGCTCGCGAGGGTTTTGGCTAGGGTTTTGGATTCTTGCTTGCTAAGGTACTCGCACTTGTATGGCAGCGATGCTAGGGTTTTTTCGTGCCTGGCGGAGCTCGGTGTCGGTTTAACTCATGAACCTGGCTTTCATCAG GTTGATATGAGGGGGAGTTTGTTCGGGATGCTGTCTTCACATCCATTGTCTCCTTTGGTGTCCCTTCATCATTTGGATGCTTTGGAGCCAATCTTTCCTGACATTAACAAGACTCAAGCAATCAAACATCTTTTTGAAGCTGTGAATGTTGATCCTGCCAGGATTTTGCAACAGACTGTCTGCTATGACCGATCAAATTCATTGACTGTTTCAGTTGCATGGGGTTATGCTATCCAGGTGTTCAATGGTAATGAATTTCTCCCGGATCTCCTTTCACTGCAGAGAACTTTTGTACCATGGAGGAGGAGTGTCACGGTAGATGCAAGTCGTTATATGTTTAACACGAGAGAGTATCCTAAAGATCCATGTAAAAGACCCGTTACCTTCTTTCTGGAAAGTATTGTACCTGATAAAAGTGGTGTCTGGAGCTACTATACCAGGCACTTGGTTAAAGAGTGTGTCACACCTAATGCAATAAAGAATTTGAAAGGCATCAGAGTGTTCTCTAAGAAGCTTGAGCTTGATATTGAACAG ATGAAGTCTCCACGACGACAGTGCTGTGGCATTTTGCCCTCTTTTAATGAATCAATGGTCATTGACATTAGACAATGTGGAGTTGATGAACTAATTTCCATGCACATCTAG